The following are from one region of the Moritella sp. 24 genome:
- a CDS encoding HAMP domain-containing sensor histidine kinase produces MKLRPSLRLYFLGAMLFLGVSMAITFSALTVNYFVEGMDSVLRGTMVEVADTEGIEVKDNQPIMLLDFHVASRWQDLPREARDSFGKPPTEMFELNKHIVKKELFSPPSEVHFVMVMKTKPGQLLYIYKSFKGDLHARLSDGPGSQFVWIPVFGLSGIVVFALLLIMVMRRVASPVEALRDWAKSLNAESLQQPPPEFKYKELNTLATIVHNSLNSVQESLDREHEFLRNASHELRTPIAVIRTNVELLNKINSKSPMTEKQQQVIERVERAGFTMSHLTETLLWLSRDESLLLVPESVKLDVQIRQTVEDLSYLLRGKSVCVELNTSEWQVKVPATACRIVLANLVRNAFQHTYRGVVTITQQQGQVIIRNVNDDETSDTDSTNDLGFGLGLKLTDKLTARFNWPHERLVESSGHKVTVHFTTLNETKTVPDNV; encoded by the coding sequence ATGAAACTAAGACCTAGTTTACGATTATATTTTCTTGGCGCGATGCTGTTTTTAGGTGTGAGTATGGCCATTACTTTTTCAGCATTGACTGTGAATTATTTTGTTGAGGGAATGGATTCTGTATTGCGTGGCACTATGGTCGAAGTTGCAGACACAGAAGGGATAGAAGTAAAAGATAATCAACCGATTATGTTGTTAGACTTTCATGTGGCGAGTCGTTGGCAAGACTTACCTCGCGAGGCGAGAGATAGCTTTGGAAAACCACCGACTGAGATGTTTGAATTAAATAAACATATAGTGAAAAAAGAACTGTTTTCTCCTCCTAGTGAAGTGCATTTTGTCATGGTAATGAAAACAAAGCCGGGGCAGTTATTGTATATTTATAAGTCTTTTAAAGGCGATTTACATGCGCGATTATCTGATGGGCCGGGTTCGCAATTTGTCTGGATCCCCGTTTTTGGTTTAAGTGGCATTGTTGTTTTTGCTTTATTGTTGATCATGGTTATGCGCCGTGTCGCTTCACCTGTTGAGGCATTGCGTGACTGGGCCAAATCATTAAATGCCGAGAGTTTACAGCAACCACCTCCGGAGTTTAAATATAAAGAACTGAATACGTTAGCTACAATTGTTCATAACAGCCTTAACTCAGTACAAGAAAGCCTTGACCGAGAACATGAGTTTTTACGCAATGCCAGTCATGAATTACGTACACCCATTGCGGTTATTCGTACTAATGTAGAGTTACTCAATAAAATAAACAGTAAATCACCGATGACGGAAAAACAGCAACAAGTGATAGAACGTGTTGAACGTGCTGGTTTTACCATGAGTCATTTAACGGAAACCTTGTTGTGGTTAAGCCGTGACGAATCTTTATTGTTAGTACCAGAGTCGGTAAAATTAGACGTTCAAATTAGGCAAACGGTTGAAGATTTAAGTTATTTATTACGCGGGAAGTCGGTTTGTGTTGAACTCAATACAAGTGAGTGGCAAGTCAAGGTGCCTGCAACGGCCTGTCGTATTGTCTTAGCTAATTTGGTTCGTAATGCATTTCAGCATACTTACCGTGGTGTAGTGACGATTACTCAACAGCAAGGTCAAGTGATTATTCGTAATGTTAATGATGATGAAACAAGCGATACTGATAGCACGAATGATCTCGGTTTTGGGTTGGGACTAAAACTAACTGATAAACTGACCGCTCGCTTTAATTGGCCTCACGAACGGTTAGTTGAATCTTCAGGGCATAAAGTAACGGTTCACTTTACCACCCTGAACGAGACTAAAACGGTGCCGGATAACGTTTAA
- a CDS encoding aldo/keto reductase, giving the protein MQFSTLGSSGLSVSRVCLGSMTWGFQNNQQDANQQIEYALAQGVNFIDTAEMYAVPPSADTYGKTETIIGNWLAANPHRRKDIVLATKIAGPGLPWVRNGDPITGDSVVQAVDASLKRLQTDYIDLFQLHWPNRPNPHFSRNKPNDIRFSDINSADHTAQMLDILLGLQRCVDAGKIRFCGLSDDTTWGINTYLKLSDQHNLPRMVSIQNEFSLLHAKDWPYLIENCVHEDVAYLPWSPLATGMLSGKYLNNARPEGSRWTFSQRNKLFRDTEAAQLATAEYADIARQCGITPAQLALAWCDQVDGVTSTIIGATTLPQLTENINAFATQLTPQVLADIESVFKRYPAPF; this is encoded by the coding sequence ATGCAATTTTCAACACTAGGTAGTAGCGGCTTATCTGTGTCACGCGTTTGCTTAGGCAGCATGACATGGGGATTTCAAAATAATCAGCAAGACGCGAATCAACAAATCGAATACGCACTCGCACAGGGCGTCAATTTTATTGATACGGCAGAGATGTATGCAGTGCCACCGTCAGCAGATACCTACGGTAAAACAGAAACCATTATCGGTAATTGGTTGGCAGCAAATCCGCATCGCCGTAAAGATATTGTATTAGCAACCAAGATAGCTGGCCCCGGCTTACCTTGGGTTCGTAACGGCGATCCCATTACTGGCGATTCGGTCGTACAAGCTGTTGATGCCTCGCTAAAACGCTTACAAACCGATTACATCGACTTATTTCAATTACACTGGCCAAACCGCCCCAACCCGCATTTTAGCCGAAACAAGCCTAATGACATTCGATTCAGTGATATAAATAGTGCTGATCATACTGCACAAATGCTTGATATATTACTTGGCTTACAACGCTGTGTAGACGCTGGTAAGATCCGGTTTTGTGGATTATCTGACGATACAACGTGGGGTATTAATACCTACCTAAAACTCAGTGATCAGCACAATTTACCACGCATGGTATCGATTCAAAATGAGTTCAGTTTATTACACGCGAAAGATTGGCCCTATCTAATCGAGAACTGTGTACATGAAGATGTTGCCTACTTACCTTGGTCACCGCTCGCCACAGGAATGCTATCAGGTAAGTATCTAAACAATGCTCGTCCTGAAGGCAGCCGATGGACGTTCTCACAACGCAACAAACTATTTAGAGATACTGAAGCAGCCCAACTTGCGACTGCTGAATACGCTGACATTGCCCGCCAATGTGGCATTACACCAGCCCAATTAGCATTAGCTTGGTGTGATCAAGTTGACGGTGTAACGTCCACTATTATTGGCGCAACGACGCTACCACAACTTACAGAAAATATTAACGCCTTTGCAACCCAACTAACACCACAGGTACTTGCAGATATCGAGTCGGTATTTAAACGTTATCCGGCACCGTTTTAG
- a CDS encoding HD-GYP domain-containing protein yields the protein MTMLLLTKKTAAWHYFTAALVFSIYGGRVCPFIDSISIWQTSLYSFITFSCMFIVRNKLLPDHADFKNVLLELAIFILGASALAAWYIGYYDFPIESSLKVLFGIGCLGALISLDLALQAQIRHYPHAKFKQLPENMTHLRHSIASQLAALVVFIVIMLTTILAMIMIKDVRWLTENMGRYDEQAALISIVKEFVFVAAVLIAYTCTIMYHWLQLLRLLLDNQQRVLIAAAKGDLNARVPVSHQGELGIIAYYTNEMLNKLSQSKAEIIQTRDVAIVGLSALAEARDNETGGHILRTQEYVRALAIQLQNHIKYQAYLTNDTIELLYKSAPLHDIGKVGIPDSILLKPGKLTDDEFEIMKTHATIGAESIAVAEKQMGSNSFLAIAREIALSHHEKWDGSGYPSQLKGDDIPLSGRLMALADVYDALISKRVYKPAFSHDKAKEIILAGKGTHFDPAVVDAFLNCEQMFVSIALTYNDNEKEVA from the coding sequence ATGACTATGTTACTACTGACAAAAAAAACCGCAGCATGGCACTATTTTACGGCTGCGCTCGTGTTCAGCATTTATGGTGGTCGCGTATGTCCATTTATTGATTCTATTTCAATTTGGCAAACTAGCCTCTATTCTTTTATCACTTTTAGCTGCATGTTTATCGTGAGAAATAAGCTACTCCCAGATCACGCTGATTTTAAAAATGTGCTACTCGAATTAGCCATTTTCATTCTCGGTGCATCCGCGCTTGCCGCTTGGTACATAGGTTATTATGATTTCCCCATAGAGAGCAGTTTGAAAGTGCTGTTTGGGATTGGCTGTTTAGGTGCCTTAATTAGTCTCGATTTAGCCTTGCAAGCACAAATAAGACATTATCCACACGCTAAGTTCAAACAACTGCCTGAAAACATGACTCACCTGCGTCATTCGATAGCCAGTCAACTTGCAGCCTTAGTTGTATTCATCGTGATAATGCTAACAACAATCCTCGCGATGATTATGATCAAAGATGTACGTTGGTTAACCGAAAATATGGGGCGCTATGACGAGCAAGCTGCACTGATTAGTATTGTAAAAGAGTTTGTATTTGTCGCCGCAGTACTCATTGCTTATACCTGCACGATTATGTATCACTGGTTACAACTGCTGCGCTTATTATTAGATAATCAGCAACGGGTATTAATCGCTGCTGCTAAAGGTGACCTTAATGCGCGCGTACCAGTCTCACACCAAGGTGAGCTCGGTATTATTGCTTATTACACTAATGAAATGCTTAATAAACTATCACAAAGCAAAGCCGAAATTATACAAACACGTGATGTGGCAATTGTCGGATTATCAGCATTAGCCGAAGCCCGCGACAATGAAACCGGTGGTCATATTTTACGTACCCAAGAATATGTGCGAGCCTTAGCAATTCAATTACAAAATCACATCAAGTATCAAGCCTACCTCACCAATGACACTATCGAATTGCTTTATAAGTCAGCGCCTTTGCATGATATCGGTAAAGTGGGTATCCCTGATAGCATATTACTAAAACCAGGTAAACTCACTGACGACGAATTTGAAATAATGAAAACCCATGCCACCATAGGCGCAGAATCAATTGCAGTCGCCGAAAAACAGATGGGTTCAAATAGTTTTCTTGCTATTGCACGAGAAATTGCCCTCAGTCACCATGAAAAATGGGATGGTAGTGGTTATCCCTCTCAGCTAAAAGGCGATGACATTCCACTCTCTGGTCGATTAATGGCATTGGCTGACGTATATGATGCGCTCATATCAAAGCGAGTATACAAACCCGCGTTTAGCCACGATAAAGCAAAAGAGATCATCTTAGCCGGAAAAGGAACACATTTTGATCCCGCAGTTGTCGATGCATTTCTTAATTGTGAACAAATGTTTGTTAGTATTGCCTTAACCTATAATGATAATGAGAAAGAAGTAGCATAA
- a CDS encoding RNA polymerase sigma factor RpoD/SigA, with protein MELSHESNALDAYMQQVNRSSTLLTKEEEYEVAVAVGNGDLRAKNRMIEANLRLVINVAKRYQYSSIPLVDIIQEGNTGLIRAVEKFDASKGYRFSTYAIWWIKNNIERCIMNSSRTIRIPIHVGKMYKSIAKVARELGLDVGSDNDLVVIAKVLEIEIDEVMDVLSYYFNELSLDKNIVTDNDSVTTLSDIIEDVSTVTPSDEFEGGNTRDHLLALLDNLPTCERNVVELRFGLTGEEPLSLLRIGERLSISREKARTIIRTSLRKLKPKLLMNSVQQHDYIS; from the coding sequence ATGGAATTATCTCACGAATCGAATGCTTTAGATGCATATATGCAGCAAGTGAACAGAAGTAGCACCTTACTTACAAAGGAAGAAGAGTACGAGGTTGCGGTCGCTGTAGGTAATGGTGATTTACGCGCGAAAAATCGCATGATCGAAGCAAATTTACGTTTAGTTATTAACGTCGCTAAACGTTATCAATACAGTTCCATTCCTTTGGTTGATATCATCCAAGAAGGAAATACAGGATTAATTCGCGCGGTTGAAAAATTTGATGCGAGTAAAGGCTATCGATTTTCAACATATGCTATTTGGTGGATTAAGAATAATATAGAACGTTGTATTATGAATAGTTCTCGGACGATCCGTATTCCCATTCACGTGGGTAAGATGTATAAAAGCATCGCTAAAGTAGCAAGAGAACTCGGGCTTGATGTGGGCAGTGATAATGATCTGGTTGTTATTGCTAAGGTATTAGAAATTGAAATTGATGAAGTGATGGACGTATTATCTTATTACTTTAACGAACTCAGTTTAGATAAAAATATTGTTACCGATAATGATTCAGTCACAACACTGTCCGATATTATTGAAGACGTATCAACGGTAACCCCAAGTGATGAGTTTGAAGGGGGAAATACACGTGATCATCTTCTCGCTTTATTGGACAACTTACCGACGTGTGAGCGGAATGTTGTTGAGCTTAGATTTGGTCTAACAGGCGAAGAGCCACTGAGTTTATTGCGTATTGGTGAGCGTTTATCTATTTCTCGAGAAAAAGCCCGTACTATCATCCGTACTAGTTTAAGAAAATTAAAACCAAAGTTATTAATGAATAGTGTGCAACAGCACGATTATATTTCTTAG
- a CDS encoding methylated-DNA--[protein]-cysteine S-methyltransferase, giving the protein MYYDKFTVQITTPSGEEDCHIILVGNEDGITQLLIDNGTKTIDIATGWHHSSTFFNDAKLQLREYFNGKRQEFDLKLNPVGTVFQRHAWQQLTKIPYGETRRYKDIASGLGNPNASRAVGMANNKNPIPIIIPCHRVIGANNKLVGYAYGLALKQQLLSLENSH; this is encoded by the coding sequence ATGTATTACGATAAATTCACCGTTCAAATAACTACGCCCTCAGGTGAAGAAGATTGCCATATCATTCTAGTTGGAAATGAAGACGGTATTACGCAATTACTAATTGATAATGGCACCAAAACGATTGATATTGCGACAGGCTGGCATCACTCCAGTACTTTTTTTAATGATGCTAAATTACAGTTACGCGAATATTTTAATGGTAAACGTCAAGAATTTGATCTGAAATTAAATCCAGTGGGAACTGTATTTCAGCGTCATGCATGGCAGCAATTAACTAAGATACCTTACGGGGAAACACGCCGTTATAAAGATATTGCATCCGGCTTAGGAAATCCAAATGCATCGAGAGCTGTCGGAATGGCAAACAACAAAAACCCAATCCCGATTATCATTCCTTGCCACCGTGTTATTGGCGCGAATAACAAACTCGTTGGTTATGCTTATGGCTTAGCGCTAAAACAACAATTACTCTCGCTTGAAAACAGCCATTAA
- a CDS encoding methyl-accepting chemotaxis protein → MTDNSAQLISLVNCKGEYTYANKDYCDALGYSQDALLGKSSRELDSSTMPAVVIEEVRKTLAQGFSWQGVVCKTNKNGKDFWLDTFITPQFEKGKITGHQEVSTPATPQMISRASNVYKKLQGKSFLFEFTRTQRFAFLTLISLISQVFIYNYLGFAASLIAFFSAVTPMLVFWQDIIPMAQKAQRMQSTFDSVSRQVYFGKGTASVFDFNMGLLKTKIKAILERTLDSTKPVQDVIITVSKGTDQIRSNLVHQQQELTEVSTAMSQMLSSTDEIVRSSVTTSDEIDATFKLCETAQSGINITTIEVRQLANEVEQASTAADKLNTEAQNVGSLMTDIQAIADQTNLLALNAAIEAARAGEQGRGFAVVADEVRTLSSRTQDTAEHIHTSLSTMLETINDWLVMMKQNKDNADQCVIKAEQSDQAIAIIHEKMQQLSQLSMQIATAAEEQSVVSNEINNHVIDIKQGSELNWQHTETVVTQMDELKTDIDTISNLAKTFIPTAS, encoded by the coding sequence ATGACTGACAACTCTGCGCAATTAATTTCATTAGTAAACTGCAAGGGTGAATATACTTATGCGAACAAAGATTATTGTGATGCATTAGGCTATTCACAAGATGCATTATTAGGGAAAAGTAGCCGCGAGTTAGATTCGTCAACCATGCCTGCAGTCGTCATCGAAGAAGTCAGAAAAACCTTAGCTCAGGGCTTCTCATGGCAGGGTGTCGTTTGCAAAACGAATAAAAATGGTAAAGATTTTTGGCTTGATACCTTTATTACCCCACAATTTGAAAAGGGTAAAATTACAGGCCATCAAGAAGTCAGCACACCAGCAACGCCACAAATGATTAGCCGTGCGAGTAACGTATACAAGAAATTACAAGGAAAAAGCTTTTTGTTTGAATTCACTCGAACACAACGCTTCGCCTTCTTAACGTTAATCAGCCTTATTTCTCAAGTATTCATTTATAACTATTTAGGCTTTGCAGCATCATTAATTGCTTTCTTCTCAGCTGTCACACCCATGCTGGTTTTTTGGCAAGATATCATTCCAATGGCACAAAAAGCACAGCGTATGCAAAGCACGTTTGACAGCGTTAGTCGCCAAGTCTACTTCGGTAAAGGGACCGCCAGTGTTTTTGATTTCAATATGGGACTGCTTAAAACCAAAATTAAAGCCATTTTAGAGCGCACCCTCGATTCAACAAAACCCGTTCAAGATGTGATCATAACCGTATCGAAAGGAACAGATCAAATCAGATCGAACTTAGTTCACCAACAGCAAGAGTTAACCGAAGTCAGTACTGCAATGTCACAAATGTTAAGCTCTACAGATGAGATTGTCCGTAGTAGCGTGACGACATCTGATGAAATTGACGCGACATTTAAACTGTGTGAAACAGCGCAAAGTGGCATCAACATCACCACAATTGAAGTAAGACAATTAGCGAATGAAGTTGAACAAGCTTCGACTGCAGCAGATAAGCTAAACACCGAAGCACAAAATGTTGGTAGCTTGATGACAGATATTCAAGCCATTGCCGACCAAACCAACCTACTCGCCTTAAATGCAGCAATCGAAGCAGCCCGCGCTGGTGAACAAGGCCGTGGTTTTGCGGTTGTCGCAGACGAAGTACGTACGCTATCTTCACGAACTCAAGATACGGCAGAGCACATTCACACAAGTTTATCGACGATGTTGGAAACCATTAATGATTGGCTAGTGATGATGAAGCAAAATAAAGACAATGCGGACCAATGTGTAATAAAAGCAGAGCAATCAGATCAGGCTATTGCGATTATTCATGAAAAAATGCAGCAACTGTCACAACTATCAATGCAGATCGCAACCGCTGCTGAAGAACAGAGCGTCGTATCAAACGAGATAAATAATCACGTTATCGATATTAAACAAGGTTCTGAACTAAACTGGCAACATACCGAAACCGTTGTCACGCAAATGGATGAATTGAAAACAGACATAGATACAATCAGTAATTTAGCAAAAACCTTTATTCCGACTGCATCATAA
- a CDS encoding LruC domain-containing protein: MHKFKLNKLCCLGLLALSGSVLAAATEEGTVNNSGTYTYTQKINSASTAPHYTQSGSGGFGISSGHSADFGWQHSFAEVMSNPLVQIQSATLLIRAYDVDSEAFHGLNGEYDGISVDGVDLNPGLLQGTNGTWSETSFDLPISSITDDGLINTFVDIDMNAAGWITTLDYSLLTITYMETSNLPPSKPTLSMTPSTCTLVTDDLVVGVTGPTPADPDGDSVTYSYRWFVDIGQGSVVDDEVAGKTDHTGNTVLAAETVAGETWRVQVTATDSNGLASDPEFATWEDVGVDCDQDGVTDANDDYPTDPDRAFNNYSTQSTLAFEDLWPNKGDYDLNDFVLQHTFNRITNAAGQVKEVTFTGSAVARGASYANAFAISFPGTEAANVESSTFIVDGTPSAITPEAGHAGETVMVLFENIFDVLPANAFPYYNTQSGDDRALVPVAFTMVFTTPVDSASLGSAPFNPFIYQVGQRGKEIHLVDKAPTDLVNVSLLGSGDDATNTGTSTYYQTATGHPFALNIPTAWSHPYEYIDVLLAYPQMQAWAETGGISNPTWYNFPTTIHCWKC; this comes from the coding sequence ATGCATAAATTTAAATTAAATAAGCTCTGTTGTCTTGGTCTACTTGCATTATCAGGTTCAGTATTAGCAGCTGCAACAGAAGAAGGTACGGTTAATAATAGTGGTACGTATACCTACACACAAAAAATTAACTCAGCAAGTACAGCCCCACACTATACACAATCAGGATCGGGTGGTTTTGGCATTTCATCTGGACATAGCGCAGATTTCGGTTGGCAACACAGTTTTGCAGAAGTAATGAGTAATCCTTTAGTCCAAATTCAAAGTGCGACATTACTCATTCGTGCCTATGATGTAGATTCAGAAGCGTTTCATGGCCTTAATGGTGAATATGATGGTATCAGTGTTGATGGTGTCGATTTAAACCCCGGTCTATTACAAGGAACAAATGGTACTTGGTCTGAAACCTCATTTGATCTCCCAATCTCCTCCATTACCGATGATGGACTTATCAATACATTCGTTGATATTGATATGAATGCAGCAGGCTGGATCACCACCCTAGATTACAGCTTGTTAACGATTACTTACATGGAAACCAGTAACCTACCACCGTCGAAACCGACGTTATCAATGACACCGAGTACCTGTACTTTAGTTACCGATGATCTTGTTGTTGGTGTAACAGGCCCTACACCTGCTGATCCCGATGGCGACAGTGTGACCTACTCATATCGTTGGTTTGTTGATATTGGTCAAGGCAGCGTAGTAGATGACGAAGTAGCCGGTAAAACAGACCACACTGGTAATACCGTATTAGCCGCTGAAACCGTCGCAGGTGAAACATGGCGTGTACAAGTCACCGCAACAGACTCTAATGGCTTAGCGAGTGACCCAGAATTTGCAACATGGGAAGATGTGGGCGTCGATTGTGACCAAGATGGTGTAACAGATGCGAACGATGATTACCCAACCGATCCAGATCGTGCCTTTAATAACTACTCAACACAATCAACATTAGCGTTTGAAGATCTATGGCCAAACAAAGGAGATTATGATCTAAATGACTTCGTACTTCAGCATACATTTAATCGTATCACCAATGCTGCAGGCCAAGTTAAAGAAGTTACATTCACAGGTTCAGCCGTGGCTCGTGGTGCAAGTTATGCAAATGCATTCGCGATTAGTTTCCCAGGTACTGAAGCCGCGAATGTAGAAAGTTCGACCTTTATTGTTGATGGCACCCCAAGCGCAATTACGCCAGAAGCAGGTCATGCGGGTGAAACAGTCATGGTACTATTCGAGAATATTTTCGATGTATTACCTGCAAACGCTTTCCCTTATTATAATACTCAAAGCGGAGATGATAGAGCGCTCGTACCAGTCGCATTTACAATGGTATTCACAACACCTGTAGATAGTGCATCACTTGGTAGTGCACCATTTAATCCATTTATCTATCAAGTGGGTCAACGTGGCAAAGAGATTCACCTTGTTGATAAAGCACCAACAGACTTAGTTAACGTAAGCTTACTTGGCTCTGGTGATGATGCAACAAACACAGGTACAAGTACTTATTATCAAACAGCAACAGGTCATCCTTTTGCATTGAATATTCCAACAGCATGGAGTCACCCATATGAATATATCGATGTGTTACTTGCTTATCCACAAATGCAAGCATGGGCTGAAACAGGTGGTATATCTAACCCAACTTGGTATAACTTCCCTACTACAATTCATTGTTGGAAATGTTAA
- a CDS encoding YwbE family protein has translation MNGTNRTNIKKGLAVSIVLKQDQRSGNLTDGIVKDILTNSPNHPHGIKVRLENGDVGRVKIVKE, from the coding sequence ATGAACGGCACAAACAGAACGAATATTAAGAAAGGTTTAGCGGTATCGATTGTATTAAAGCAAGACCAACGCAGTGGTAATTTGACTGATGGGATAGTAAAAGACATTTTAACTAATTCGCCAAATCATCCACACGGTATTAAAGTGCGTTTAGAAAATGGCGATGTGGGTAGGGTTAAGATTGTTAAGGAGTAG
- a CDS encoding methyltransferase domain-containing protein — MHANFYDVNAQQLADQYLSKSFEEVHAAWAEFLPPILKKSNARILDLGAGAGRDSKYLAEQGQVNDISIVAVEPAKLLAEIGQQQTQGLNVKWVEDSLPALDVVSRQEVSFDLILLSAVWMHIPKSERSRAIRKLANLLKPGAKLVISLRHGPSGDERKMHDVSTEELELLAKTVGLSVVLKTEHDSDKLGRDTVHWQTVVLQLPDDGSGAFPFIRHVALNDGKAATHKLALMRVLLRIADGHPGAVIRREHTLQGSRVILPVGLVALYWCHQYKILIDQHGLYQTPNKKPNMGFMKEDGWHQLTHRSATDYRIGHLFVGKDANALHRTLTAAVSNIKNMPCKYITLPNSDVSVFEVESKTVRAKDSLFLDMESLSQWGEFSLPETVWNAFARYACWVEPVLVSEWMKTMKGYQGNQSPEQQLAIVNSLDWLEAKRNTTEIRNRLELLQQTQSQQCVWSGKVLKQEFAIDHCMPFARWPNNDLWNLLPSDSKVNGQKSDSLPTARKLKNAKPLIIEWWQQAWNNDQADSIRFFAEANIALPGLTTTNTSIDDLFEALELQRGRLKEMQQLREWG; from the coding sequence ATGCACGCCAATTTTTATGATGTTAATGCTCAACAGTTAGCAGATCAATATCTATCAAAATCCTTCGAAGAAGTACATGCTGCATGGGCTGAATTCTTACCTCCAATTTTAAAAAAATCTAACGCGCGTATTCTTGATTTAGGTGCTGGAGCTGGGCGTGATAGTAAATATCTTGCTGAGCAGGGGCAAGTAAACGACATCAGCATTGTTGCTGTGGAACCAGCTAAGCTATTAGCTGAAATTGGTCAGCAACAAACGCAAGGTTTAAATGTAAAGTGGGTAGAAGACTCATTACCTGCACTAGATGTTGTTAGCCGCCAAGAAGTCAGTTTTGATCTAATCCTACTCAGCGCTGTGTGGATGCACATCCCTAAAAGCGAACGATCTCGTGCGATTCGTAAATTAGCTAACCTACTTAAGCCAGGTGCGAAATTAGTTATATCTCTGCGTCATGGCCCTAGTGGTGATGAACGTAAAATGCATGATGTTAGCACCGAAGAGTTAGAGTTATTGGCGAAGACCGTTGGGCTATCTGTTGTACTTAAAACTGAGCATGATAGCGACAAACTTGGTCGTGATACTGTGCATTGGCAAACAGTGGTATTACAGTTACCTGACGATGGTTCGGGTGCATTTCCCTTTATTCGTCATGTAGCATTGAATGATGGTAAAGCAGCGACACATAAATTGGCATTAATGCGCGTATTATTACGTATTGCTGATGGTCACCCGGGGGCAGTCATCCGCCGAGAGCATACTTTGCAAGGTAGCCGAGTTATATTACCTGTGGGGCTGGTGGCATTATATTGGTGTCATCAATACAAGATCCTTATTGACCAGCATGGCTTATACCAAACCCCAAATAAAAAACCGAATATGGGATTCATGAAAGAGGATGGTTGGCATCAATTAACTCATCGTTCAGCGACAGATTATCGTATTGGCCATCTCTTTGTTGGAAAGGATGCAAATGCATTACACCGGACGTTAACAGCGGCTGTAAGTAATATTAAAAACATGCCCTGTAAATATATAACCTTGCCTAACAGTGATGTCAGTGTATTTGAAGTGGAAAGTAAAACGGTACGAGCCAAAGACAGCTTATTTTTAGATATGGAGTCTTTATCGCAATGGGGTGAGTTTTCACTACCTGAAACAGTATGGAATGCCTTTGCACGTTATGCGTGTTGGGTTGAACCTGTGCTTGTCAGTGAATGGATGAAAACGATGAAAGGCTATCAAGGTAACCAAAGTCCTGAGCAGCAACTAGCAATTGTTAACTCATTAGATTGGTTAGAGGCAAAGCGCAATACCACCGAGATTCGTAATCGTCTTGAGTTGTTACAGCAAACACAAAGTCAGCAATGTGTTTGGTCTGGTAAAGTATTAAAGCAAGAATTTGCTATTGACCACTGCATGCCATTCGCACGCTGGCCGAATAACGACCTCTGGAATCTACTGCCAAGTGACAGCAAAGTTAACGGCCAAAAAAGTGATAGCCTGCCCACTGCTAGAAAGCTCAAGAATGCGAAACCTTTGATTATCGAATGGTGGCAGCAAGCTTGGAATAATGACCAAGCAGACTCAATACGCTTTTTTGCTGAAGCTAATATAGCCTTACCTGGGCTCACTACGACTAACACCTCAATCGATGATCTGTTCGAAGCGTTAGAGTTACAGCGTGGGCGACTGAAAGAAATGCAGCAGTTGAGGGAGTGGGGATAG